CACTTTGTGATTCATGACTGGGGTGAAGTCGTAACAAGGTAACCGTAGGGGAACCTGCGGTTGGATCACCTCCTTACCTTAAAGAACCTGCCTTTGTAGTGCTCACACAGATTGTCTGATGAATGATGAACTTCTGAATGTACTTTTGAGTGCATTAAGAAGTTTTGCTCTTTAAAAATCTGGATCAAGCTGAAAATTGAAACGACACACATGTTATGTGTGTTCGAGTCTCTCAAATTTTCGCAATCAGAAGTGAAACATCTTCGGGTTGTGAGGTTAAGCGACTAAGCGTACACGGTGGATGCCCTGGCAGTCAGAGGCGATGAAGGACGTGCTAATCTGCGAAAAGCGCCGGCGAGGTGATATGAACCTTTGACCCGGCGATGTCCGAATGGGGAAACCCAGTGTGTTCCGACACACTATCGTTAACTGAATACATAGGTTAACGAGGCGAACCGGGGGAACTGAAACATCTAAGTACCCCGAGGAAAAGAAATCAACCGAGATTCCCCCAGTAGCGGCGAGCGAACGGGGAGCAGCCCAGAGTCTGAATCAGCTTGTGTGTTAGTGGAAGCGTCTGGAAAGTCGCACGGTACAGGGTGACAGTCCCGTACACGAAAATGCACAGGTTGTGAACTCGAAGAGTAGGGCGGGACACGTGGTATCCTGTCTGAATATGGGGGGACCATCCTCCAAGGCTAAATACTCCTGACTGACCGATAGTGAACCAGTACCGTGAGGGAAAGGCGAAAAGAACCCCGGCGAGGGGAGTGAAAAAGAACCTGAAACCGTGTACGTACAAGCAGTGGGAGCACCTTCGTGGTGTGACTGCGTACCTTTTGTATAATGGGTCAGCGACTTATATTCTGTAGCAAGGTTAACCGTATAGGGGAGCCGAAGGGAAACCGAGTCTTAACTGGGCGTTAAGTTGCAGGGTATAGACCCGAAACCCGGTGATCTAGCCATGGGCAGGTTGAAGGTTGGGTAACACTAACTGGAGGACCGAACCGACTAATGTTGAAAAATTAGCGGATGACTTGTGGCTGGGGGTGAAAGGCCAATCAAACCGGGAGATAGCTGGTTCTCCCCGAAAGCTATTTAGGTAGCGCCTCGTGAACTCATCTTCGGGGGTAGAGCACTGTTTCGGCTAGGGGGCCATCCCGGCTTACCAACCCGATGCAAACTACGAATACCGAAGAATGTTATCACGGGAGACACACGGCGGGTGCTAACGTCCGTCGTGAAGAGGGAAACAACCCAGACCGCCAGCTAAGGTCCCAAAGTCATGGTTAAGTGGGAAACGATGTGGGAAGGCACAGACAGCCAGGATGTTGGCTTAGAAGCAGCCATCATTTAAAGAAAGCGTAATAGCTCACTGGTCGAGTCGGCCTGCGCGGAAGATGTAACGGGGCTAAACCATGCACCGAAGCTGCGGCAGCGACGCTTATGCGTTGTTGGGTAGGGGAGCGTTCTGTAAGCCGTTGAAGGTGTGCTGTGAGGCATGCTGGAGGTATCAGAAGTGCGAATGCTGACATAAGTAACGATAAAGCGGGTGAAAAGCCCGCTCGCCGGAAGACCAAGGGTTCCTGTCCAACGTTAATCGGGGCAGGGTGAGTCGACCCCTAAGGCGAGGCCGAAAGGCGTAGTCGATGGGAAACAGGTTAATATTCCTGTACTTGGTGTTACTGCGAAGGGGGGACGGAGAAGGCTATGTTAGCCGGGCGACGGTTGTCCCGGTTTAAGCATGTAGGCGGAGGTTCCAGGTAAATCCGGTACCTTTTAACGCTGAGGTGTGATGACGAGGCACTACGGTGCTGAAGTAACAAATGCCCTGCTTCCAGGAAAAGCCTCTAAGCATCAGGTAACACGAAATCGTACCCCAAACCGACACAGGTGGTCAGGTAGAGAATACCAAGGCGCTTGAGAGAACTCGGGTGAAGGAACTAGGCAAAATGGTGCCGTAACTTCGGGAGAAGGCACGCTGATATGTAGGTGAAGCCCCTGCGGGTGGAGCTGAAATCAGTCGAAGATACCAGCTGGCTGCAACTGTTTATTAAAAACACAGCACTGTGCAAACACGAAAGTGGACGTATACGGTGTGACGCCTGCCCGGTGCCGGAAGGTTAATTGATGGGGTTAGCGGTAACGCGAAGCTCTTGATCGAAGCCCCGGTAAACGGCGGCCGTAACTATAACGGTCCTAAGGTAGCGAAATTCCTTGTCGGGTAAGTTCCGACCTGCACGAATGGCGTAATGATGGCCAGGCTGTCTCCACCCGAGACTCAGTGAAATTGAACTCGCTGTGAAGATGCAGTGTACCCGCGGCAAGACGGAAAGACCCCGTGAACCTTTACTATAGCTTGACACTGAACACTGGTCCTTGATGTGTAGGATAGGTGGGAGGCTTTGAAGCGTGGACGCCAGTCTGCGTGGAGCCATCCTTGAAATACCACCCTTTAATGGCTGGTGTTCTAACGTAGACCCGTAATCCGGGTTGCGGACAGTGTCTGGTGGGTAGTTTGACTGGGGCGGTCTCCTCCCAAAGAGTAACGGAGGAGCACGAAGGTTAGCTAATCCTGGTCGGACATCAGGAGGTTAGTGCAATGGCATAAGCTAGCTTGACTGCGAGAGTGACGGCTCGAGCAGGTGCGAAAGCAGGTCATAGTGATCCGGTGGTTCTGAATGGAAGGGCCATCGCTCAACGGATAAAAGGTACTCCGGGGATAACAGGCTGATACCGCCCAAGAGTTCATATCGACGGCGGTGTTTGGCACCTCGATGTCGGCTCATCACATCCTGGGGCTGAAGTAGGTCCCAAGGGTATGGCTGTTCGCCATTTAAAGTGGTACGCGAGCTGGGTTTAGAACGTCGTGAGACAGTTCGGTCCCTATCTGCCGTGGGCGCTGGAGAATTGAGGGGGGCTGCTCCTAGTACGAGAGGACCGGAGTGGACGCATCACTGGTGTTCGGGTTGTCATGCCAATGGCACTGCCCGGTAGCTAAATGCGGAAAAGATAAGTGCTGAAAGCATCTAAGCACGAAACTTGCCCCGAGATGAGTTCTCCCTGACCCTTTAAGGGTCCTGAAGGAACGTTGAAGACTACGACGTTGATAGGTCGGGTGTGTAAGCGCAGCGATGCGTTGAGCTAACCGATACTAATGAACCGTGAGGCTTAACCTTACAACGCCGAAGCTGTTTCGGCGGATGAGACAGACATGATTTTCAGCCTGATACAGATTAACAGAATTTGCCTGGCGGCTTTAGCGCGGTGGTCCCACCTGACCCCATGCCGAACTCAGAAGTGAAACGCCGTAGCGCCGATGGTAGTGTGGGGTCTCCCCATGTGAGAGTAGGGAACTGCCAGGCATCAATTAGAAGAACCCCGTACCGTAAGGTGCGGGGTTTTTTGCTTTTGTTTTTCCCTCTTTCCCTCCTTGAAACTTTCTCACCTTCCGCTTGCAGGCTCGACATTATGCCCGTTTCTGGGTATCGTTAGCTATCTGGATGTCTAAACGTTTATACGTATGCTGTGAGGATATAAAGCTATGCCGATTCGGGTGCAGGACGAGCTACCAGCCGTCAATTTCTTGCGTGAAGAAAACGTCTTCGTCATGACGGCTTCGCGTGCGACAGGTCAGGAAATTCGCCCGCTGAAGGTGCTTATTCTCAATCTGATGCCAAAAAAGATCGAAACAGAAAACCAGTTCCTGCGTCTTCTGTCGAACTCTCCGCTGCAGGTGGATATCCAGCTGCTGCGAATCGATGCCCGTGAATCACGTAACACGCCATCTGAGCATCTGAACAACTTCTACTGTAACTTCGATGACATTCAGGGGGAAAACTTCGACGGACTGATCGTGACCGGCGCGCCGCTCGGCTTGGTTGAATTTAACGATGTCGCCTACTGGCCTCAGATCAAACAGGTTCTGGAGTGGGCAAAAGATCACGTTACCTCCACATTGTTTGTCTGTTGGGCGGTACAAGCCGCACTGAATATTCTTTATGGCATCCCCAAGCAAACCCGCACTGAAAAGCTCTCTGGCGTATACGAACACCACATTCTTCACCCGCACGCTTTGCTGACGCGTGGTTTCGATGACTCTTTCCTGGCCCCGCATTCGCGCTACGCCGATTTCCCGGCCCAGCTGATTCGTGATTACACCGATCTGGAGATCCTGGCCGAAACGGAAGACGGAGATGCTTACCTGTTTGCCAGCAAGGATAAACGCATTGCTTTTGTGACCGGACATCCTGAGTACGATCCGCATACCCTCGCATCAGAGTATTTCCGTGATGTCGAAGCGGGTCTTAATCCGGATGTACCGTACAACTATTTCCCGAAAGACGATCCGCAAAACAAACCGAGAGCAACCTGGCGCAGCCACGGAAATTTGCTTTTCACTAACTGGCTCAACTATTACGTCTACCAGATAACGCCATACGATCTGCGTCACATGAATCCAACGCTGGAGTAATCTTCTGCACTAAACGATCCTAAAGCGTTTCAGCTATTCAAATCAGGCACCTTCGGGTGCCTTTTTTATTTCCGAAATGTCGCCCACCCTCCAGTTAAACTTTAATTTCAATAAAATCAGACAATTAAATTCAATATTAAATTAAAATGGAAATTGTTTTTGATTTTAGAAAAAATATAGATAGTCTTAATTCTGCTGAGCGAAAACTACCCAACGATCTTTCGTTCGCATCGGGGGCGTGATTTTGGATCTTTGATGAGGAGCAGAGTAATGACTCAACAGGCAACGACGGTCGATGAACTGGCCTTTACCCAGCCGTATGGCGAGCAAGAACAGCAGGTTTTGACGGCGGAAGCGGTAGAATTTCTGACTGAACTGGTGACCCGCTTTACGCCGCAGCGTAATAAGCTGCTGGCGGCACGCATTCATCAGCAGCAGGAAATTGACGATGGCAAGTTGCCTGGATTCATTTCGGAAACCGCTTCCATTCGTCGCGGTGAGTGGAAAATCCGCGGCATCCCTGAAGATTTACAGGATCGTCGCGTTGAGATCACCGGTCCGGTAGAGCGCAAAATGGTGATCAACGCCATGAACGCCAACGTTAAAGTCTTCATGGCCGATTTTGAAGACTCTCTGGCGCCGGACTGGCGTAAGGTCATCGAGGGGCAGATCAACCTGCGCGACGCCGTGAACGGCACCATCAGCTATACCAACGAAGCCGGCAAAATTTACCAGCTCAAACCGAACCCGGCGGTGCTGATCTGTCGCGTACGCGGCCTGCACCTGCCTGAAAAACATGTCACCTGGCGTGGGGAAGCCATTCCGGGCAGCCTGTTTGATTTCGCACTCTATTTCTTCCACAACTACAAGAACCTGCTGGCAAAAGGCAGCGGCCCTTATTTCTATCTGCCAAAAACGCAGGCCTGGCAGGAAGCGGCCTGGTGGAGCGAAGTGTTCAGCTACGCGGAAGATCGTTTCAACCTGCCGCGCGGCACCATCAAAGCCACGCTGCTGATTGAAACGCTGCCTGCCGTGTTCCAGATGAATGAAATTCTGCACGCCCTGCGCGATCACATCGTCGGCCTGAACTGCGGGCGCTGGGACTATATTTTCAGCTACATCAAAACCCTGAAAAACTATCCCGACCGCGTACTGCCGGATCGCCAGGTCGTGACCATGGATAAACCGTTCCTGAGCGCCTACTCGCGCCTGCTGATCAAAACCTGCCACAAGCGCGGCGCCTTTGCGATGGGCGGCATGGCGGCATTTATCCCGAGCAAAGACGCAGAGCGGAACAATCAGGTGCTCAACAAGGTGAAGGCTGATAAAGAGCTTGAAGCCCGTAACGGTCACGACGGCACGTGGATTGCCCATCCCGGCCTGGCCGATACGGCGATGGAGGTCTTTAACCGCGTTCTCGGCGACAACAAAAACCAGCTGTTTGTCACGCGTGAAGACGATGCCCCAACGGCTGAAGAACAGCTGCTGGCACCGTGCGCGGGCGAGCGTACGGAAGAGGGCATGCGTGCCAATATCCGCGTCGCGGTCCAGTACATCGAAGCGTGGATCTCCGGCAACGGCTGCGTACCTATCTACGGCCTGATGGAAGATGCCGCGACGGCGGAGATTTCACGTACCTCCATCTGGCAGTGGATCCACCATCAAAAAACGCTCAGCAACGGCAAACCGGTGACCAAGACCCTGTTCCGCCAGATGCTGGCCGAAGAGATGCGGGTGATCCAGGACGAGCTGGGCGAGCACCGCTTCAGCAGCGGACGTTTTGACGACGCCGCGCGCCTGATGGAGCAAATCACCACATCAGATGACTTAATCGACTTCCTGACCCTGCCGGGCTACCGCTTCCTGGCGTAACTCACCACATAACAATATGGAGCATCTGCACATGAAAACCCGTACCCAACAAATCGAAGAGTTGAAGAAAGAGTGGACACAGCCTCGCTGGGAAGGCATCCGCCGTCCTTACAGCGCGGAGGAAGTGGTGAAATTACGCGGCTCGGTCAATCCGGAATGCACGCTGGCACAGAACGGTGCGGCGAAAATGTGGAAGCTGCTGCACGGTGGCTCTAAAAAGGGCTACATCAACAGCCTCGGCGCGCTGACCGGCGGTCAGGCGCTGCAGCAGGCGAAGGCGGGTATTGAGGCGATTTATCTCTCCGGCTGGCAGGTTGCGGCGGACGCTAACCTGGCGTCCAGCATGTACCCGGATCAGTCGCTCTATCCGGCTAACTCCGTGCCGTCGGTGGTGGATCGGATCAACAATACCTTCCGCCGTGCGGATCAGATCCAGTGGGCTGCCGGTATCGAACCTGGCGATCCGCGCTTTACTGACTACTTCCTGCCGATCGTCGCGGATGCGGAGGCGGGCTTCGGCGGCGTGCTGAACGCCTTCGAGCTGATGAAATCGATGATTGAGGCCGGTGCAGCGGCCGTTCACTTCGAAGACCAGCTGGCGTCAGTGAAAAAATGCGGACACATGGGCGGTAAGGTGCTGGTTCCTACACAGGAAGCCGTACAGAAGCTGGTTGCCGCGCGTCTGGCCGCGGACGTGCTCGGCGTGCCGACGCTGGTGATTGCCCGTACTGATGCGGACGCGGCGGACCTGATCACCTCTGACTGTGACCCGTACGACAGCGAGTTCATCACCGGCGAGCGTACCAGTGAAGGCTTCTACCGCACCCATGCCGGCATTGAACAGGCGATCAGCCGCGGCCTGGCGTACGCGCCTTATGCGGACCTGGTCTGGTGTGAAACCTCCACGCCGGATCTGGCGCTGGCAAAACGCTTTGCCGACGCCATCCACGCGAAGTATCCGGGAAAACTGCTGGCCTACAACTGCTCGCCGTCCTTCAACTGGCAGAAAAAGCTGGATGACAAAACCATCGCCAGCTTCCAGCAGCAGTTGTCCGACATGGGCTACAAATACCAGTTCATTACCCTGGCAGGCATCCACAGCATGTGGTTCAACATGTTCGACCTGGCGCACGCCTATGCGCAGGGTGAGGGCATGAAGCACTACGTTGAGAAGGTGCAGCAGCCGGAGTTTGCGGCGGGCAAAGACGGTTACACCTTCGTGTCTCACCAGCAGGAGGTGGGAACCGGCTACTTTGACAATGTGACCACGATTATCCAGGGCGGAACCTCCTCCGTCACCGCCTTAACGGGTTCAACGGAAGAAGCACAGTTCTAATCTTTTCCCCCTCTCCCCTCTCGGGGAGAGGGTTGGGGTGAGGGGGAATATATGTCGCGTGGCCTGGAATTGCTGATTGCCCAAACTATTTTGCAGGGCTTCGATGCCCAGTATGGTCGTTTTCTTGAAGTGACATCCGGCGCGCAGCAGCGCTTCGAACATGCAGACTGGCATGCGGTTCAGCAGGCCATGAAGCAGCGTATCCATCTCTATGACCACCACGTGGGTCTGGTGGTGGAGCAGCTGCGCTGTATTACCGACGGTAAAAGCCCGGACGCGGAATTTTTACTGCGCGTGAAAGAGCACTACACCCATTTGTTACCCGATTACCCGCGCTTCGAGATTGCGGAGAGCTTTTTCAACTCCGTCTATTGTCGGTTATTTGACCACCGCTCACTATCTCCTGAGCGGTTATTTATCTTCAGCTCCCAGCCCGAGCGACGCTTTCGAACCATTCCCCGTCCGCTGGCGAAAGATTTCTTTCCCGATCGCGGATGGGAAAAGCTCCTGCACCGCGTGCTAACGGATCTGCCGCTGCGCCTGCCCTGGGAGAGTAAAACCCGGGATATCGGCTATATCCACGCCCATCTCAACGAAACCTTCGGCGCTGAGGTGCTCAGCCACAGCCATTTGCAGGTTGCCAACGAGCTTTTCTACCGCAATAAAGCCGCCTGGCTGGTGGGCAAACTGGTTACGCCGACCGCCATTGTGCCTTTTCTGCTGCCCATTCACCGTACCGACGACGGGGAACTGTTTGTCGATACTTGCCTGACCACCGGCGCCGAGGCCAGCATCGTGTTTGGCTTCGCCCGCTCCTATTTCATGGTGTACGCCCCGCTGCCTGCCGCGCTGGTGGAGTGGCTGCGCGAGATCCTGCCGGGCAAAACCACCGCCGAACTGTATATGGCCATTGGCTGCCAGAAGCACGCCAAAACGGAAAGCTATAGGGAGTACCTGCGTTATGTCACCGCGGCCGATGAGCAGTTTATCGAAGCGCCCGGCATTCGCGGTATGGTGATGCTGGTGTTTACGCTGCCGGGTTTCGACCGGGTCTTTAAGGTGATTAAAGACAGATTCGCGCCGCAGAAAGAGATGACCGCCGCGCACGTTCGCGCCTGCTATCAGCTGGTTAAAGAGCACGACCGCGTCGGGCGCATGGCGGATACCCAGGAGTTCGAAAACTTTGTGCTGGATAAACAGCAGATCGACCCGGCGCTCATGGCGCTGTTAATGCAGGAAGCACCTGCGAAAATCACCGATCTTGGCGACAAAATTGCCATTAGCCATCTCTACATCGAACGCCGCATGGTGCCGCTGAATATCTGGCTTGAGCAGTCCGAAGGTCAGGCGCTGCGGGATGCCATTGAAGAATACGGCAACGCGATTCGCCAGCTTGCCGCCGCCAATATTTTCCCGGGCGACATGCTGTTTAAAAACTTCGGCGTCACCCGTCACGGGCGCGTGGTGTTCTACGATTACGACGAAATTTGCTACATGACCGAAGTGAATTTCCGCGATATACCACAGCCCCGCTACCCGGAAGACGAGCTTTCCGGTGAGCCGTGGTACAGCGTCTCGCCGGGCGATGTTTTTCCGGAGGAGTTTCGCCACTGGCTGTGCGCCGACCCGCGCATCGGGCCGCTATTCGAAGAGATGCATGAGGATCTGTTCCGCGCCAGCTACTGGCGCGGGCTGCAAACGCGGATCAAAAACGGGCATGTCGAAGATGTGTACGCTTACCGCCGCAAGCAGAGGTTTTGCATTAGGTTTGCACCCTCTCGAGCAGGGTGAGGGCATCAGATTTTCTCCCTCTCCCTGCGGGAGAGGGCCGGGGTGAGGGCATCAGGCCGCACTCAATCTCAACGAATCCCACCGTACGCCAGCGTCACCTCTTTCGCCGCCTTAATCACCAGCGCGCCCAGCTCGGTCACGCGGTCGTCGGTCATCCGCGAAATCGGCCCGGAGATGGATATGGCGGCAAACGGCTCGCGGTGCTCGTCAAAAATACAGGCCGCGAGGCAGCGCAGGCCCAGGGCATGTTCTTCATCATCAAACGAATAGCCGCGCTTGCGGGTCAGGGCCAGATCTTCTTTCAGATGCACGGGCGACACCAGCGTGGCGTGGGTATAGGCGTGCAGCCCTTTACGGTGCAGCAGTCCCGTCACCTGCTCTTCGCTCAGCTGCGAGAGAAACGCTTTCCCCGCCCCGGAGGCGTGCATCGGCAGCTTGCCGCCAATCGGTGCGGACATGCGCATCAGCTGCGTGCACTGCACCTGGTCGATGATAATCGCCTGGTGGTCGCTCTGGTCCAGCACCGCCAGGTTTACGGTCTCGCCGGACTCCTCCATCAGCTTGCGCAGAATCGGGTGCACAATCGCCAGCAGGTTGCGGCTCTGAAGGAAGCTGCTGCCGACGATAAACGCATGCGCGCCCACCGCCCAGTGCCCCAGCTCGCCGACCTGGCGGACAAAGCCCAGCTGCTGCATGGTGGTCAGCAGGCGGTGCGTCGTGGAGTTCGGCAGGCCAGCCTGCTGGGCCAGCTCGGTCAGGGCCACGCTGCTGTGCGACTCGGCTATCCACTCCAGCAGCTTCAAACCGCGCGTGAGCGATTGAACCTGTCCGCCCTGTTGTGCGGCGGCGGTGGTGGCAGCAGGTTTTCTGCCGCGTTTAGCGGGAACGGTCGCGACCATGACGATCTCCTTTTTCTGTATCGTGGAAATCATTTTCGTTTTATTTGGTGAATTTGCAACCGTTATCCTGACTGATCGGAGGAGTGATGGTGAACATGTCTCATGTTACCGCTGTGCGGCTTTTCCACCCTGCGAGATTGTGCCAGTATGGAACGCAGCCTTATGGCCTTGTTGAGCGTTGTCGGGAGCAAGTGTGAGCAGCAAAGTAGAGCAACTGCGTGCGCAGTTAAATGAACGAATTCTGGTGCTGGACGGCGGCATGGGCACCATGATCCAGGGGTATCGTCTGAGTGAAGATGATTTCCGCGGCGAACGCTTTGCCGACTGGCCCTGCGACCTGAAAGGGAACAACGACCTGCTGGTGCTCAGCAAGCCGTCCGTCATTAAGGATATCCACAACGCCTACTTCGAAGCGGGTGCGGATATCGTTGAAACCAACACATTCAACTCGACAACCATCGCCATGGCGGATTACCAGATGGAATCCCTGTCGGCGGAAATCAACCTGGAAGCCGCGAAGCTGGCGCGCGCCTGCGCCGACGAGTGGACGGCCCGCACGCCGGACAAGCCTCGCTACGTTGCCGGGGTGCTTGGCCCGACGAACCGCACCGCGTCGATTTCACCGGACGTCAACGACCCGGCGTTTCGTAATATCACCTTCGATCAGCTGGTTGCGGCCTATCGTGAATCGACCAAAGCGCTGGTGGAAGGCGGTTCCGATCTGATCCTGATTGAAACCGTATTCGACACCCTCAATGCCAAAGCCGCGATTTACGCGGTGAAAGAGGAGTTTGAAGCGCTCGGCGTTGACCTGCCGATCATGATTTCCGGCACCATCACCGACGCCTCCGGCCGTACCCTGTCCGGCCAGACAACCGAAGCGTTTTATAACTCCCTGCGCCACGCCGAAGCGCTCTCCTTTGGCCTGAACTGCGCGCTGGGGCCGGATGAACTGCGCCAGTACGTGCAGGAGCTTTCCCGTATCGCGGAATGCTATGTCACCGCCCACCCGAACGCCGGTCTGCCAAACGCGTTTGGTGAATACGATCTCGATGCCGACACCATGGCGGCGCAAATCCGCGAGTGGGCCGAGTCTGGCTTCCTGAACATCGTCGGCGGCTGCTGCGGCACCACGCCGGAGCATATCGCGGCTATGAGCAACGCCGTGGCCGGACTGCCGCCGCGCAAGCTGCCCGAGCTTCCGGTTGCCTGTCGTCTGTCCGGCCTGGAGCCGTTGACCATCGGCGACGACAGCCTGTTTGTGAACGTGGGTGAGCGTACTAACGTCACCGGTTCCGCAAAGTTCAAGCGCCTGATTAAAGAAGAGAAGTACAGCGAAGCGCTGGACGTTGCCCGCCAGCAGGTGGAAAGCGGCGCGCAGATTATCGATATCAACATGGATGAGGGGATGCTCGACGCCGAAGCGGCGATGGTGCGTTTCCTCAACCTGATTGCCGGTGAGCCGGACATTGCCCGCGTGCCGATCATGATTGACTCCTCCAAGTGGGAAGTCATCGAAAAAGGGTTGAAGTGCATCCAGGGTAAAGGCATCGTCAACTCCATCTCGATGAAAGAGGGCGTTGATATCTTTATCCACCACGCGAAGATGGTCCGCCGCTACGGTGCCACCGTGGTGGTGATGGCCTTTGACGAAGTGGGTCAGGCCGATACCCGCGAGCGCAAAATCGAGATTTGCCGCCGCGCGTACAAGATTTTGACCGAAGAGGTGGGCTTCCCGCCGGAAGACATTATCTTTGACCCGAATATCTTCGCCGTTGCGACCGGGATTGAAGAGCACAACAACTACGCCCAGGACTTTATCGGCGCATGTGAAGACATCAAGCGCGAGCTGCCGCATGCGCTGATCTCCGGCGGCGTGTCGAACGTGTCGTTCTCGTTCCGCGGCAACGACCCGGTGCGTGAGGCGATCCACGCTGTGTTCCTCTACTACGCCATCCGCAACGGCATGGACATGGGGATCGTTAACGCCGGCCAGCTGGCGATTTACGACGACCTTCCCGCCGAGCTGCGCGATGCCGTCGAGGACGTGATCCTTAACCGCCGCGACGACGCCACCGAGCGTATGCTGGACCTGGCGGAGAAATACCGCGGCAGCAAATCGGATGAGGCGGCAAACGTTCAGCAGGCCGAGTGGCGTTCGTGGGACGTGAAAAAGCGTCTGGAATACTCGCTGGTCAAAGGTATCACCGAATTTATCGAGCTTGATACCGAAGAGGCACGCCAGCAGGCAGCCCGCCCGATTGAGGTGATCGAAGGCCCGCTGATGGACGGCATGAACGTGGTCGGCGATCTGTTCGGCGAGGGCAAAATGTTCCTGCCGCAGGTGGTGAAATCCGCCCGCGTGATGAAGCAGGCGGTGGCCTATCTGGAGCCCTACATCGAAGCCAGCAAAGAGAAAGGCTCCAGCAACGGCAAGATGGTTATCGCCACCGTGAAGGGCGACGTGCACGACATCGGCAAGAACATCGTTGGCGTAGTGCTGCAGTGTAATAACTACGAGATTATCGACCTCGGCGTGATGGTCCCGGCGGACAAAATCCTCAAGACCGCGCGCGAAGTGAACGCCGACCTGATTGGCCTCTCCGGCCTGATTACGCCGTCGCTCGACGAAATGGTCAACGTGGCAAAAGAGATGGAGCGACAGGGCTTCACCATTCCGTTATTGATTGGCGGGGCGACCACCTCGAAAGCGCACACGGCGGTGAAAATCGAGCAGAACTACAGCGGCCCGACGGTCTACGTGCAGAACGCCTCGCGTACGGTGGGCGTGGTCTCCGCGCTGCTCTCCGACACCCAGCGCGATGACTTTGTGGCGCGCACCCGCAAAGAGTACGAAACCGTTCGCATTCAGCACGGCCGTAAGAAGCCGCGCACCCCGCCTGTTTCGCTT
This region of Enterobacter asburiae genomic DNA includes:
- the metH gene encoding methionine synthase gives rise to the protein MSSKVEQLRAQLNERILVLDGGMGTMIQGYRLSEDDFRGERFADWPCDLKGNNDLLVLSKPSVIKDIHNAYFEAGADIVETNTFNSTTIAMADYQMESLSAEINLEAAKLARACADEWTARTPDKPRYVAGVLGPTNRTASISPDVNDPAFRNITFDQLVAAYRESTKALVEGGSDLILIETVFDTLNAKAAIYAVKEEFEALGVDLPIMISGTITDASGRTLSGQTTEAFYNSLRHAEALSFGLNCALGPDELRQYVQELSRIAECYVTAHPNAGLPNAFGEYDLDADTMAAQIREWAESGFLNIVGGCCGTTPEHIAAMSNAVAGLPPRKLPELPVACRLSGLEPLTIGDDSLFVNVGERTNVTGSAKFKRLIKEEKYSEALDVARQQVESGAQIIDINMDEGMLDAEAAMVRFLNLIAGEPDIARVPIMIDSSKWEVIEKGLKCIQGKGIVNSISMKEGVDIFIHHAKMVRRYGATVVVMAFDEVGQADTRERKIEICRRAYKILTEEVGFPPEDIIFDPNIFAVATGIEEHNNYAQDFIGACEDIKRELPHALISGGVSNVSFSFRGNDPVREAIHAVFLYYAIRNGMDMGIVNAGQLAIYDDLPAELRDAVEDVILNRRDDATERMLDLAEKYRGSKSDEAANVQQAEWRSWDVKKRLEYSLVKGITEFIELDTEEARQQAARPIEVIEGPLMDGMNVVGDLFGEGKMFLPQVVKSARVMKQAVAYLEPYIEASKEKGSSNGKMVIATVKGDVHDIGKNIVGVVLQCNNYEIIDLGVMVPADKILKTAREVNADLIGLSGLITPSLDEMVNVAKEMERQGFTIPLLIGGATTSKAHTAVKIEQNYSGPTVYVQNASRTVGVVSALLSDTQRDDFVARTRKEYETVRIQHGRKKPRTPPVSLQAARDNDLAFDWSSYTPPVAHRLGVQDVTASIETLRNYIDWTPFFMTWSLAGKYPRILEDEVVGEEAKRLFKDANDMLDTLSAEKSLNPRGVVGLFPANRVGDDIEIYRDETRTHVLAVSRHLRQQTEKVGFANYCLADFVAPKLSGKADYIGAFAVTGGLEEDALADAFEAQHDDYNKIMVKAIADRLAEAFAEYLHERVRKVHWGYAANENLSNEDLIRENYQGIRPAPGYPACPEHTEKGTIWKLLDVETHTGMKLTESFAMWPGASVSGWYFSHPDSKYFAVAQLQRDQIEDYALRKGMSVSEVERWLAPNLGYDAD